The DNA sequence CAGATTTCAGTTTGATGAGCAGAACACATTAGACAATGAGTATCTAGCACACCTGCTCAATACTTTACATTTCCAACAAACATGGTCCACCACATGAGTTCTTTCTTTTGCATAACAAAAAGCAGACTACAAACCAAAAGATTGAGGGGCCAATCCAGCAAACAAAGTCATTGATATGAAAGAACACTAATTGATCATAGACTTCAAATCAATCATCTCCACTCATACACCAAATCCCAGAAATGAAGATGAGAATTTACCAGAAAGAAACAAACTTTGTTGTGAATTCCCACCAACCAATTCAGTTTGCCTAACCCCATAAACAGAATTCATCAAGttacaaaacccagaaactgttttgaattttgagaaTGATTAAAAGTAAAATGCAATGGAAGAAAGAAAGTAAACAAAAAATTCTGACTAACCCAAAAAAAGCTTGGAGCTTTATCTCACTGTGTTCCTGATCTTGTTTCTTAGCAACCAAACCAATTCAGTTTGACAAAACCCACAAACAGAATCTCATCGAACTCAAAACCCAGTAACATTTTCATACTCTGAGAAGAATGcaatgaataaaaagtaaaCAGAAAAGCCTGACTAACCCAAGAAAAGCTTTAAGCTTTTTATCTCATTGTCTGCTGGGTTAGTTTCAGAGGAGCCAACCAAGAGTGTCAGTTTCAAACTCAATTATGGGATGATGAGGTAGGTGAAGGATGGAGATAAAGTTAAGTGAATGAATGAGAGAGATTTCAAAGCTACAAGGAATTTGAGTACGATTGGATCGTTGAATAgaataatgataaaaatatcTTCAATAATAAATATGGAACACAGAAAGCTACTGCCGCTTTTGGTATGGCCTGGAAAGAATACACGACCAGAAAGCCAAGGCTTCCATCTCCTCCCACTCCTACTCTACTCTCTTTATTCCACAGATCTTTTCTTACTTGCTTTTCATTCAAAATCTACTGCAAGATGAAAATAATTAACCAAAACTTCAACTCATATCATTAGAGAAAATGACTGAAAGCCAGAAGAACATTTGGTCATTATCATGAGATTCTCAAATCTTGATTATGTACAATTTATGTTTTATCTTTGATAAAATTAAACTTTGTGGCAAAGTGAGTTTGTACTTTGCTTTCAGTATTTTAACTATTTTCTGAACACTGCTAAACACATAATCATGATATCAATGTGAATCAGTCCCGGCAGTTGATCAGGGATTGTGTGGTCACTCACCGtctgatttcaatcggacggttggCAGCTAAGTGATGAGATCTGTGGTGAGAGCTGTCAACCGTTCGATTTCAATCGTACAGTGAGTGACCACACAATGCCAGGGGAACATTTTCGCAATGTGAATAGTTGTACGATTAGAAACGTAGCGGTATTTTGTGCGTCAATTAAGCAAATTTGCATCAAGCATTCCTTTGAAGTTTACGTGAAACAAAACAACATCTCAAATGCGCCCTTCAGAACTAGTCAAACGTCCTAGCTAGACACCTCCAAAATAAAAAGCACTCCTAATTACATCTTAACCACACATCTATTCTATTGCTCAACTTTATCATAGGTGTCCTCTTAATAATTGCTACAAAATTGAATGTGACAATTATTAAGTTGTCCTACTTATTACCAATAGTGGCCAAGTCTCTTGCAGGATTATTGCTGAGGAAATATCAATGTATATAATACTTGGCTTGATGCCCAATAGAATGTTTAGGAAAAAATCCCAACAGAATGAAAGGTGGATCGGTTTATaatttttctcccttttttgTAATTTATTACTTATTTGGTTGTTCCAAATGGTCACCGTTGGCCATTGGgtactaaaactaaaacaaaaataaaaaataaataaaaatggaagtGAATATATTATATGGTCATGAtccaataaaattaaaataaagagaatGGATGGTGATTGGTTGTAGGGTTTGTAGTAGCACGTAACGAACAGCTCAATGACAGTTGCTTTTGCGCACGACACCTCCATTTGGCGCCTTTATCAAGTTTTGATGTCATCAACAACAACATTAAGTTGTGTGCCTCCATTTTTTATATCTTTCTTCTTCGCTGCCGTCTACAGCACACAGGTGCGCCGAAGTCTACACACGCTTCCAATGCAattcgaatcctcacggattcGGGTCCGTGATGATTCACGAAGAGCTGCTTGTTGGGACTTTTTGGCAAGGGTTCTATCGTTTCCATCATGAGATGAATTTTTCTATACGTATTGTTGAATTGGTGAAAAGAAGTTGCGACCCGTGCATGACATTATTGGTGTCTTGTAGGTTTTTCGTGTTTTATATTTTGTGGTCACTTTCGGATAGTTATATTGCCATGTTCTATAATTTTTGAAAGTTACATCTTGGATAAAATATTCAGTTCGAACGTGCTTAaacattcttctttctttactTCTTTTTCACACGTCTCATCTATATGTCAAGTCCGATATGAGTTGTCATCAGGCTGATGTTCAAATTGTAATAGATTGAGGGGTTACAACACGAGTTGATGACCTTGTTCTATACGCATGTCCTCTCTGGGAGAAAAACACATTCCTTGATTCCGTTAACACACAGTGTGCTTCTCCCCCTGGACCGTTTACGATCCACATGACAAAATTATTAAACAACAAGATATAACCTATTTTTCTGCACCCATGTAAAAGCAAATCTCAAAAGCTCATAAACCCTATCCCGTACAACTCATTCGATCATGGTTTAGCTAACCAAAGTGGGGCAGTCTCAGCCGGGTTTTCCAATGCCATACCCTTCCATTCACAATGATGCCCAGAACGCTCTGTCATGTGCTCCAAAGCTAAACCCTAGCTATCTCCATCTGTtcgtgatgatgatgatgaactcCATTATAGCTTTTTGGAGGGACCAAAGGTTCTATGGTGGTTTGAACCCGCCACCTGGAGGATTGGGATTCGGGGCACGTGTTGGGTACTAAAGTCCGGGAAGGCTATTATTATGGTGTGGTACCTTTCTGCTGCCGGAACTGGGCCACTCAGACGGCACAGATCCAGTTGTACGGGTGGTGGAAGGACAGTGGGGTCGGGTTTTCTGTCCAGCTTTGTTGATGATTACGGCCGGCCGGGTCATGCAAACCCAAGGCCCGGTAATTACAGGTTCAGTTGTTGTTGAGCCTCAGGTTGTGGGCCGAGTGATGATACATAGGTGTTATAATGGGCCAATGTATGCAACCCAATACAGACATGGAGGAACATGTTGACCGACTCCAATTTGTTAGTCTACCCGTATTGGTACATCAATGATAAACTAGCTTCCTGACTTTTGCAGTTTGCTAGACTCTGGCTTCATACAATCGTAGATCATCTTGAGAATAAGTCGAATCAGTTTCTTGCTAGTTTACCTGCTGGTTTATAGTGTGTCGTAGTAGTAATTTTAATGACACGTCTTTTGACAAAATTAAAGTTTGAGTGTATGATTGAGATATgaatttgaaaatttaaaaaCTAACGGTTTGAATTCTTTATAAGGATTTTTGTGCGTAAAATATCAATTTGGAGTTAAATGTTTTCACTTTCTATATTAGTATGGAAAATTCTTAAAATGATCGATTTGAacacttcaacattttttaTATGGACTCGTATGTATGAATGTATCATAGACATACTAAACCCCATTTATCACATTCCATATCGCGATTGAAGTTCATCATCTTCTATATTGGGTGGAGCTCATTTTTGTCACTTTCCACATTAGTTGAGAATAATATACAAATTGGATCTATGTTTTGCATCGTCAGCTTTCCATATTGGttctacttttaatttttaaaaattcaGTAAAGTTAGTTATTCTTCATTTAAGATCTGCCGGAGATGCTTTGAAAAACCAGAGACCATTTCTGAGTTTTTACTGACATATTCTGCTGTATCGCAGACGGTTAAAAAACTCACAAATTCAATCATCCCTTGATAAGTTGCAATTACTAAACTCTATGATCATGATTAAACCTCTGCAATCATTACAAATAAAATTGATACAAATATCACGTCAAACTCAATACACTAAGCAGAAAAGACTGGCGAGACTTGACGATGATCTCTATTTACTACTATTTATTTTCTCTCCTCCCCACCAACAAATTCagtcaaacaacaacaaaaagggaaaaggaaaagaaaaaacccacaatactcaattttgaaacaatttgaaaaaatgAAATCTTGAAATCTTTGAACTGAAAATCAAAGGCATTCCCTATTTCCCTCCTTGCAAATTTTTGCAACGGGCGCCAACACTAGTCCGAAAGTAAGGATTTCCCGCCTATACGTGTCATTGAAAACCCACaataaatagagagagagagacaagtcCAAGAGCCCACAGTCTCATCATCTCACTCCGACACCACCAACCCCCATTTCGCCATTTCTAGGGTTTCGCTGCCGATTTGGGAAGAAATGGGATCCGCCGCGGCCGCAGAAGCCGCCGCTGTTTCGAAGACCACCGCACCCAAAAAGGAGCCCAAATCGACctcttcttcgtcttcctcaGGTAATCCGGATCCCCTCAGTCTCATTTATGTGTTCGATCTAATATGGTGTTGTGATTTTTTTGAATTAGGGATTTGGTTGTTGTTTTCACTTTTGTGGAATTGGATAATGGTGATCGGGTTTTCACTAGTATGAGTTTGTGATTAGGGATTTTTGACTAGGGATCTGTAGGTTTTGGTTATGCTTTTATTTTGCTGtgaatttgttgttttgttatgATGATTTGGTTTTTATGAGCTTTGGATTAGTGGGTTTTCGGGTTGAGTATTTCGAGTGCTGTTTTATTGGATTATGAATCTGTGATTATGGATTAACGGTTATCGTTTTTAAATTCATTAACCAATTCTGAATTCTCATGGATTCGTTTGGCTAAATTTTGGTTTGTCTTGAACTTTGTCCATTTCATTAACCAATTTAGAGGAGTCATACATTGTATTGGATGAAAGTATGTTGACGCTTTATGTGTGGGAGTTGAATTAGAATCATAGTTATCtttactttgttaattgtttgCCTAATTTCCTGATATTATGCGATAGGAATGACAAAAAAGAAGGGTAAAAAAGCTTCCCAAAAGGAAGCGCCTACCAGTGGTAGAGGTAAGAAGCGAAATTCGCCTCCGAGCGGTGAAGAGCAATCCCAGTCCCGCAAAATGCCCAAGCGTGCTGCTGCATGTAAAGACTTTAAGGAGAGGTCTGTTCGTCTTTCTGAAAAGTCTGATTTCATCGCAAGCAAGGAGGAACAGATTGTGTCAGATGAAAGTCTTGCCATAGGCTTGACTTGTGGAAAGGATCCAGATGATGACAAGCCAAATAGAAGGCTGACTCAGTTTATCTTGCATAATGAAGATGGTATTGCACAGCCACTTGAGATGGTGCAACATGGTGACCTGTTTATTACTGGCACTCTATTGCCTCTTGATGAAGCTTCTGACAAGGGGAAGGTCAAGGACAGGGGTATCAAATGTGAAGGTTTTGGCCGAATAGAAGCATGGGACATCTCTGGTTATGATGAGGGACATCCAATAATATGGCTTACAACTGATGTTGCTGATTATTGTTGTGTTAAACCTGCAAGCAGCTACAAGAAACACTATGATAATTTCTGTGAGAAGGCGCGTGCTTGCATAGAGGTCTACAAAGTACTGTCAAAATGCAACTCTGACTGCAGTCTTGATGAATTACTTGCCGGCATTGCTCGATCAATGAGTGGAAACAAATTCTATGATGGCAGTGCTTCTATCAAAGAATTTATCCTGTCTCAAGGTGTGTTTATCTATAATCAATTGGAAGGTTTGGAGGAGTCATCAAATAAGAATGACCGAATATTGGCACAGCTGCCTGTTCTCGCTGCCCTCAGAGAGGAGTGTATAAAGCATGGATATTATGTGCCCTCAAAACCAGCAGCTTCAAGTGGTACATTAAAGATTGCTTCAGATATCGGAGATGGACGGAATGGTTCACCCATAGTTGAAGctgaggaagatgaagatgccAAGTTGGCTAGACTATTTCAAGAAGAAGAGTACTTCAAGTCTATGAAACAAAGAAAGCGTCAGGTTGCTGCCTCCACGTCCAAGAAATTCTACATCAAAATTAATGAAGATGAAATTGCTAATGATTATCCTTTACCTGCCTATTATAAGACTGCTATTGAAGAGACAGATGAATTTATAGTGGTCGACGGTGAGGATGGTGATCTTCCCACACACATGCTTCACAACTGGTGTCTATACAATTCAGACTCGAGACTGATTTCACTGGAGCTTCTTCCAATGAAGGCTTGTGCTGATATTGATGTTACAATTTTTGGTTCTGGGGTTATGAGTGAAGATGATGGAAGCTGTGGGTTTGATCTCGATGCTGACAGTATCCAGTCTTCTTCAAGTGGTTCAATAGCACCAGTAGCACAGGATGCTTATGGCATGCCAGTTTACTTGAGTTCCATAAAGGAATGGGTGATAGAATGGGGAGCTTCAATGATTTCAGTATCAATTCGAACAGAACTGGCCTGGTACAGACTTGGCAAGCCATCAAAGCAGTATGCTTTGTGGTATGAACCAATACTGAAAACAGCAAGGGTTGGGAGAAGTATTATCACAATGCTTAAGGCAGAAAGTCGGGTAGCACGGCTCTCTTTTGCAGATGTCATTAAAAGATTGTCAGAGTTACCTAAGAGTGATGGTGGTTACATTTCTTCTGATCCAGCATCTGTTGAGAGATATGTGGTTGTACATGGACCTATAATATTTCAGCTGTTTACAGAATTTCCAGATGTGAAGATTAAAAATTGTCCATTTGTTCATGGTCTTCGAGACAAAATGGAGAAGAGGCACCATACTAAATGGGTAGTAAATAAGAAGATTTTACAGAAGAGTGAATCAAATTTGAACCCAAGGGCATCGATGGGACCTGTGGTATCCAAGAGGAAGACAATGCAGGCTACAACAACGAAGCTGATTAACAGGATCTGGGGGGAGTACTATTCAAATTACTCTCCTGAAGATTCAAGCCCGGGAGCAACTTGTGAAAAAATAGAAGAGGAAGAAGTTGAAGAAGAGGCCCAAGAGGACATAGAAGAGGATGATGCAGAAGAGAATTCATCAGTAATGGAAAAAGCCCAAAGGCCTTCTCCAATTTTAAGAAAAATTAAACCATGCTCCAGCAGCAAGAAGATTTTGTGGGGTGACGAGCCTCTGGGAGAAACATGTTCTGGTGAAGCTCTATACAAGCATGCTGTTCTTCGTGGAGAAGAGATTTCTGTGGGTGGGGCTGTTTTGGTGGAAGTTGATGGCTCAGATGAACTTCCTGTTATCTATTTTGTAGAATACATGTATGAATCATCAGATGGA is a window from the Rosa chinensis cultivar Old Blush chromosome 2, RchiOBHm-V2, whole genome shotgun sequence genome containing:
- the LOC112185654 gene encoding DNA (cytosine-5)-methyltransferase 1, with the protein product MGSAAAAEAAAVSKTTAPKKEPKSTSSSSSSGMTKKKGKKASQKEAPTSGRGKKRNSPPSGEEQSQSRKMPKRAAACKDFKERSVRLSEKSDFIASKEEQIVSDESLAIGLTCGKDPDDDKPNRRLTQFILHNEDGIAQPLEMVQHGDLFITGTLLPLDEASDKGKVKDRGIKCEGFGRIEAWDISGYDEGHPIIWLTTDVADYCCVKPASSYKKHYDNFCEKARACIEVYKVLSKCNSDCSLDELLAGIARSMSGNKFYDGSASIKEFILSQGVFIYNQLEGLEESSNKNDRILAQLPVLAALREECIKHGYYVPSKPAASSGTLKIASDIGDGRNGSPIVEAEEDEDAKLARLFQEEEYFKSMKQRKRQVAASTSKKFYIKINEDEIANDYPLPAYYKTAIEETDEFIVVDGEDGDLPTHMLHNWCLYNSDSRLISLELLPMKACADIDVTIFGSGVMSEDDGSCGFDLDADSIQSSSSGSIAPVAQDAYGMPVYLSSIKEWVIEWGASMISVSIRTELAWYRLGKPSKQYALWYEPILKTARVGRSIITMLKAESRVARLSFADVIKRLSELPKSDGGYISSDPASVERYVVVHGPIIFQLFTEFPDVKIKNCPFVHGLRDKMEKRHHTKWVVNKKILQKSESNLNPRASMGPVVSKRKTMQATTTKLINRIWGEYYSNYSPEDSSPGATCEKIEEEEVEEEAQEDIEEDDAEENSSVMEKAQRPSPILRKIKPCSSSKKILWGDEPLGETCSGEALYKHAVLRGEEISVGGAVLVEVDGSDELPVIYFVEYMYESSDGEKMFHGRMMQRGSDTVLGNTANERELFLTNECINLALKDVKQTVVVGIKSMPWGHQYRKENAEANRIDRARAEERKKKGLPTEYYCRSLYCPEQGAFFSLSRHTIGLGSGFCHSCKVNEDEKAKEVFEVNSSKTGFLYSGDEYSVHDYVYVSPYQFSVQTIETELFKAGRNLGLKPFVVCQVLGIITAKGSKQSEMKSTQVKVRRFFRPEDISVEKAYCSDIREVYYSEELHILPVDSIEGKCEVRKRSDLPECNAPALFQHIFFCEHLYDPSNGSIKQLPANIRVKYSTVGGDPESRKRKGKCKEGEDVPEVQKQRDDSDHKRLATLDIFAGCGGLSEGLHQAGVSVTKWAIEYEEPAGQAFQLNHPESKVFINNCNVILKAVMDKCGDVDDCISTSDANDLAASLDDKVKNDLPLPGQVDFINGGPPCQGFSGMNRFNTSTWSKVQCEMILAFLSFADYFRPKYFLLENVRNFVSFNKGQTFRLTLASLLEMGYQVRFGILEAGAYGVSQSRKRAFIWAAAPDEILPEWPEPMHVFGVPELKINLSSNSYYAAVRSTASGAPFRPITVRDTIGDLPAVGNGASKGNLEYESDPVSWFQKKIRGNMAVLTDHISKEMNELNLIRCKRIPKRPGADWKDLPEEKVTLSTGQVVDLIPWCLPNTAKRHNQWKGLFGRLDWEGNFPTSVTDPQPMGKVGMCFHPDQDRIITVRECARSQGFPDSYQFYGNTLHKHRQIGNAVPPTLAYALGRKLKEAVDSESSSSQE